Proteins co-encoded in one Magnetococcales bacterium genomic window:
- a CDS encoding NusG domain II-containing protein — protein MALSFPLPLMQLILRATTPSDRGVLLLSLASILTFGWIIQPPPGAEVRVFRDNRAVLTLDPAIAQRVEVPGRLGPVTIVTEEGQARLEEYASPRMIGTRTGWISASGTIAACLPCGVMIQMAGERSADDFDALAQ, from the coding sequence ATGGCGCTCTCCTTTCCCCTCCCCCTGATGCAACTCATTCTAAGAGCCACCACCCCGTCAGATCGTGGTGTGCTGCTCCTCTCTTTGGCCTCAATCCTCACCTTTGGCTGGATCATCCAACCGCCCCCTGGTGCCGAGGTGCGGGTGTTTCGAGATAACCGGGCTGTATTGACCCTGGATCCCGCCATCGCCCAGCGTGTGGAAGTCCCTGGACGCCTGGGGCCGGTCACCATTGTGACTGAAGAGGGGCAGGCCCGGCTGGAGGAATATGCCAGCCCCCGGATGATCGGCACCCGGACTGGCTGGATTTCCGCTTCAGGCACCATCGCCGCCTGCCTCCCCTGCGGCGTGATGATCCAGATGGCTGGGGAGCGCTCAGCTGACGACTTTGACGCACTGGCCCAATGA